In Acidobacteriota bacterium, a single genomic region encodes these proteins:
- the aceB gene encoding malate synthase A: MTQTASLPSQQSPAADSEQPNSELPTSELQVVAPSSRAAEVVLTPEALAFVADLENRFGPRRRELLERRKARAEAIAEGEVPGFLEETRAVREGDWRVASAPDDLQDRRVEITGPVDRKMMINALNSGAKCFMADLEDSMSPTWENVVEGQVNLMDAVRRTLSFENAQGKQYRLGEELATLMVRPRGWHLEEKHVTLGGVPVSASLLDFGLYFFHNAAELLERGSGPYFYLPKLESHLEARLWNDVFIHAQEALGIPRGTIRATVLVETLLAAFEMDEILYELREHAAGLNAGRWDYIFSAIRNFKHRDFYLPDRAQVTMTVPFMHAYAELLVQTCHRRGAHAIGGMAAFIPSRRDEEVNRVALAKVREDKEREAAEGSDGTWVAHPDLVPVVLEIFDRVLGDAPHQKDKLREDVKVTAEALADFTVPGATVTEDGVRTNVNVALQYMDAWLQGVGAAAIHNLMEDAATAEISRAQLWQWVHRGATLEDGRTVDKDLYLLVRDQELARLGGSASGELGTAAALLDRLVLADDLADFFTLEAYKYLD; the protein is encoded by the coding sequence ATGACTCAGACCGCATCCCTTCCGTCCCAGCAGAGCCCCGCCGCCGACTCCGAGCAACCCAACTCCGAGCTACCCACCTCCGAGCTACAAGTGGTGGCACCTTCCTCCCGTGCCGCGGAGGTCGTCCTCACTCCGGAGGCCCTGGCCTTCGTCGCCGACCTCGAGAACCGCTTCGGCCCGCGCCGTCGCGAGTTGCTGGAGCGCCGCAAAGCCCGCGCCGAGGCTATTGCCGAGGGGGAAGTCCCGGGCTTTCTGGAGGAGACCCGGGCGGTCCGGGAGGGGGATTGGCGGGTCGCGTCGGCGCCGGACGATCTTCAGGATCGGCGGGTGGAGATCACCGGCCCGGTGGACCGCAAGATGATGATCAACGCCCTCAACTCCGGGGCGAAATGCTTCATGGCGGATCTGGAAGATTCCATGTCTCCCACCTGGGAGAACGTGGTGGAGGGGCAGGTCAACCTGATGGACGCGGTGCGCCGCACCCTCTCCTTCGAGAATGCCCAGGGTAAGCAGTATCGGCTGGGCGAAGAGCTGGCGACGCTGATGGTGCGGCCTCGGGGCTGGCATCTGGAAGAAAAGCACGTCACCCTGGGTGGCGTCCCGGTCTCGGCCAGTCTCCTCGACTTCGGGCTGTACTTCTTCCACAACGCAGCGGAGCTTCTCGAGCGCGGCAGCGGTCCCTATTTCTACCTGCCGAAGCTCGAGAGCCATCTCGAAGCGCGGCTGTGGAACGACGTCTTCATCCACGCCCAGGAGGCACTCGGCATCCCCCGCGGCACCATCCGCGCCACGGTGCTGGTGGAGACGCTGCTGGCGGCCTTCGAGATGGACGAGATCCTCTACGAGCTCCGGGAGCACGCCGCCGGTCTCAACGCCGGCCGCTGGGACTATATCTTCAGCGCCATCCGCAATTTCAAGCATCGGGACTTCTATCTGCCGGACCGCGCCCAGGTCACCATGACGGTGCCCTTCATGCACGCCTATGCCGAGCTGCTGGTCCAGACCTGTCACCGCCGCGGCGCCCACGCCATCGGCGGCATGGCGGCGTTCATTCCCAGCCGCCGGGACGAAGAGGTCAACCGCGTGGCCCTGGCCAAGGTCCGGGAGGACAAGGAGCGGGAGGCCGCGGAGGGTAGCGACGGCACCTGGGTGGCCCACCCGGATCTGGTGCCGGTAGTGCTGGAGATCTTCGACCGCGTGCTGGGGGATGCGCCGCACCAGAAGGACAAGCTGCGCGAAGACGTGAAGGTCACCGCCGAGGCCCTCGCCGACTTCACCGTCCCTGGTGCCACGGTCACCGAAGACGGCGTGCGCACCAACGTCAATGTCGCCCTCCAATACATGGACGCCTGGCTCCAGGGCGTCGGCGCCGCCGCCATCCACAATCTGATGGAGGACGCCGCCACCGCCGAGATCTCCCGCGCCCAACTCTGGCAGTGGGTGCACCGCGGCGCCACGTTGGAGGACGGCCGGACGGTGGACAAGGACCTCTACCTCCTCGTCCGCGACCAGGAGCTCGCCCGCCTCGGCGGCTCCGCCAGCGGCGAGCTCGGCACCGCCGCCGCCCTCCTCGACCGCCTCGTCCTCGCCGACGACCTGGCGGACTTCTTCACGCTGGAGGCGTATAAGTACCTCGATTGA
- the aceA gene encoding isocitrate lyase — protein MQDRRNNDRWNGIERPYTEADVDRLRGSVKIEHSLARLGSERLWRLLHSEDFVQALGAVTGNQAVQQINAGLQAVYVSGWQVAGDANNAGQMYPDQSLYPADSVPALVQRINNALLRTDQIEHAAGNRERHWLAPLVADAEAGFGGNLNAFELMKAMIAAGAAGVHFEDQLSSAKKCGHLGGKVLVPVQEFVQKLVAARLAADVCDVPSVLIARTDADSARLLTSDVDERDHRFLTGDRTVEGFFGITGGIEMAIARGRAYAPYADLLWCETSHPDLEEAKQFAEGVRELYPDKMLAYNCSPSFNWKSNLDSATIARFQRELGAMGYKFQFVTLAGFHALNYSMFELAQGYKAEGMAAYSKLQEAEFASEVEGYRATKHQAFVGTGYFDAVATVISGGTASTTALEGSTETEQFSGPRAVAAG, from the coding sequence ATGCAGGATCGTAGGAACAACGACCGCTGGAACGGGATCGAGCGTCCGTACACCGAAGCCGACGTAGACCGGCTGCGCGGATCCGTCAAGATCGAGCACAGCCTGGCGCGTCTGGGTTCCGAGCGACTGTGGCGACTCCTGCATTCCGAGGATTTTGTCCAGGCACTGGGCGCCGTCACCGGCAACCAGGCGGTCCAGCAGATCAACGCCGGCTTGCAGGCGGTCTACGTCAGCGGCTGGCAGGTCGCCGGCGACGCCAACAACGCCGGCCAGATGTACCCCGACCAGAGTCTCTATCCGGCGGATAGCGTGCCGGCCCTGGTGCAGCGCATCAACAACGCCCTGCTGCGCACCGACCAGATCGAGCACGCCGCCGGCAACCGGGAGCGCCATTGGCTGGCGCCGCTGGTGGCGGACGCCGAGGCGGGCTTCGGTGGCAACCTCAATGCCTTCGAGCTGATGAAGGCGATGATCGCCGCCGGTGCCGCCGGGGTGCACTTCGAGGACCAGCTGTCCAGCGCCAAGAAATGCGGTCACCTGGGCGGCAAGGTACTGGTGCCGGTACAGGAATTCGTTCAGAAGCTGGTGGCGGCCCGCCTCGCCGCCGACGTTTGTGACGTGCCCTCGGTGCTCATCGCCCGCACCGATGCCGACAGCGCCCGTTTGCTCACCAGCGACGTCGACGAGCGCGACCACCGCTTCCTCACCGGCGACCGCACGGTGGAAGGCTTCTTCGGCATCACCGGCGGCATCGAGATGGCCATCGCCCGCGGCCGCGCTTACGCCCCCTACGCCGACCTGCTGTGGTGCGAGACCTCGCATCCGGACCTGGAGGAGGCGAAGCAGTTCGCCGAGGGTGTGCGCGAGCTCTACCCGGACAAGATGCTGGCCTACAACTGCTCGCCGTCGTTCAATTGGAAGAGCAACCTCGACTCGGCCACCATCGCCCGCTTCCAGCGCGAGCTCGGGGCCATGGGGTACAAATTCCAATTCGTCACCCTGGCGGGCTTTCACGCCCTCAACTACAGCATGTTCGAGCTCGCCCAGGGCTATAAGGCCGAGGGCATGGCGGCCTACTCGAAGCTCCAGGAAGCGGAGTTTGCCTCCGAGGTCGAGGGCTATCGGGCCACCAAGCACCAGGCCTTCGTCGGCACCGGCTACTTCGATGCCGTCGCGACGGTGATCAGCGGCGGCACCGCCTCCACCACCGCGCTGGAAGGCTCCACCGAGACGGAGCAGTTCTCCGGACCGCGGGCGGTGGCCGCGGGCTAA
- a CDS encoding IclR family transcriptional regulator: MPKPEPSSTAVDRALNILELVVENGRGLTNSEISNRLDIPKSTASYLLRTLEQRRYLRRDESSGRYTIGIKVVGLAKDAAEFVDLREAAKGVMEKLVERTRLTAHLAVLDHGRAIYIHRAEIPGFLRINTWVGKDLAVHSTAVGKILTAPLGEDEVRAILATHGMEAKTPTTLTTPEAFLEELAQVRTQRYAVDDEEN, encoded by the coding sequence GTGCCCAAGCCCGAACCCTCCTCCACCGCCGTCGACCGCGCCCTCAACATCCTCGAGCTGGTCGTGGAGAACGGCCGGGGGCTGACCAACTCCGAGATCAGCAACCGGCTGGACATCCCCAAGAGCACTGCCAGCTATCTGCTGCGCACCCTCGAACAGCGCCGCTATCTGCGCCGCGACGAATCCAGCGGCCGCTACACCATCGGCATCAAGGTGGTAGGCCTGGCCAAGGACGCCGCCGAGTTCGTCGACCTGCGGGAGGCTGCCAAGGGGGTGATGGAGAAATTGGTCGAGCGGACCCGGCTGACGGCGCACTTGGCGGTGCTCGACCATGGCCGCGCTATTTACATCCACCGAGCGGAGATTCCCGGGTTCCTGCGCATCAACACCTGGGTGGGCAAGGATCTGGCGGTGCACTCCACCGCCGTGGGCAAGATCCTCACCGCCCCCCTGGGGGAAGACGAAGTGCGCGCCATCCTCGCCACCCACGGCATGGAGGCCAAGACCCCCACGACGTTGACCACCCCGGAGGCCTTCCTCGAAGAGCTAGCCCAGGTGCGCACCCAGCGCTACGCCGTGGACGATGAGGAGAACAA